The nucleotide window GACGACGACGGTGGCGAGAGCGTCGTCGACGAGATCGAGAGCGCGGGCGGCGAGGCCGTCTACGTGAACACGGACGTGACCGAGATGGGCGACGTCGAGGCGATGGTCGAGACCGCCGTCTCCGAGTTCGGTGGCCTCGATTATGCCGTCAACAACGCGGGCATCGGCGGGCCCGCCGAGGCCGCCGGCGGGATCGACGAGTCGGACTGGGAGCAGACCGTCGACATCAACCTCAACGGCGTCTGGCGCGCGATGGCCGCCGAACTCGACGCGATGGGCGAGAGCGGCGGTGCGATCGTCAACATGGCGTCGATCATGGGCCAGATCGGCATGGAGAACACCGCGGCCTACGTCGCCGCCAAACACGGTGTCCTCGGGCTCACCAAGACCGCCGCCTGGGAGTACGCCGACGACGACATCCGCGTGAACGCGGTCTGTCCGGGCTTCGTCGAGACCCAGATGCTCGCCGACGCGGGCATCACGACCAACGAGGGCGTCCGCCAGCACATCGAGGGCAAACACTCCCAGGACCGCCTGGCTCAACCCGAAGAGATCGCCGCCGCCGTGCTCTGGCTCTGTTCGGACGACGCTTCCTTTACCAACGGCGAGGGCCTGACCGTCGATAGCGGCTACACCGCGGTGTAGACGCCGAGTCGGTTCGGTTCGATTCGAATCAGGTGCGCCGATAGTGTGCGCCGACTCCCGAGTGTTCTTCCCGTCGCCAGTCCAACCCCGGCCATGGACGAGAACTCACGCGCCCTCTACGACCGCGCGCTCTCGGTCGCGCCGGGCGGAGTGAACTCCTCGGTACGAGCCATCCACCCGTATCCCTTCTTCGTCGAACGGGGCGACGGGGCCCACGTCATCGACGCCGACGGGAACCGGTATCTCGACTGCGTGATGGGCTATGGCCCGCTCCTCCTGGGTCACGACCTGCCCGAGCGCGTCCAGTCGGCGATCCAGCGGGAGGCCGCCGCGGGACCGATGTACGGTGCGCCGACCGAACGCGAAGTCGAACTCGCGGAGTTCGTCACGCGCCACGTCCCGAGCGTCGAGATGCTGCGATTCGTGAATTCGGGGACCGAGGCGACGGTCTCGGCGGTCCGACTCGCGCGGGCCGCGACCGGCCGCGAGAAGATCGTCGTCATGCAGGGCGGCTATCACGGCGCACAGGAGTCGACGCTCGTCGCGGGCGAGGGTCACCACACCACCCCGTCGAGTCCAGGGATTCCAGAGAGCTTCGCCGAGCACACGATCACCGTCCCCTTCAACGACGCCGAGTACGCCCGTGGCGTCTTCGAGAATCACGGGTCGGAGATCGCCGCCGTCCTGACCGAACCGATGCTCGGGAACACCGGCATCGT belongs to Halococcoides cellulosivorans and includes:
- a CDS encoding SDR family NAD(P)-dependent oxidoreductase, which produces MVDYDFENDVVAITGAASGIGAETAREFGAAGASVVVADVDDDGGESVVDEIESAGGEAVYVNTDVTEMGDVEAMVETAVSEFGGLDYAVNNAGIGGPAEAAGGIDESDWEQTVDINLNGVWRAMAAELDAMGESGGAIVNMASIMGQIGMENTAAYVAAKHGVLGLTKTAAWEYADDDIRVNAVCPGFVETQMLADAGITTNEGVRQHIEGKHSQDRLAQPEEIAAAVLWLCSDDASFTNGEGLTVDSGYTAV